The Arvicola amphibius chromosome 4, mArvAmp1.2, whole genome shotgun sequence genome includes the window GACTGAAAGTTAGGCTGAGAAAATTgatttgttggtggtggtgatgttttCCCTTCACAGGAGCATCTCTCTTATTGATTGGTATTCGTTTTACTGAATAAGGGGCTTCAATCTGACAGTGTCACCCACGAGATGTCCTTTGGTCATGGGAACCCCTCTttactctctcttctccctctcccctcctgctcctcttcccgCCCTTGTACTTTAATACCTTTTAGAGGCTTTATTCTGCGTGTGAGAGTAAACACgcgatgtctgtctttctgtatcaCTTCACTTATCACACTCCTCAGCTCCATCCGTTTTCCTGCAACGATGCACTTCATTCATCCCTATGGCTGAATAAACCCTCAGTACAGAGTGAGGATGTAGTTGGCTGGGTTGTGCACCGCCGGCCATGTGTTCCTCATGCACTCACCTGCTGACAGGCTCTTTGATTCAGCAGCTCGGCTGCTGTGCAGAGgaaggtgacacacacacacgtgtgtgtgtgtgtgtgtgtgtgtgtgtgtgtgtgtgtaactaaatGATGACTTAGAGACTTAGATTCTTTAGGTCATATACCCAGGAGAGTAACTGctgtggttttttatttttttgtctttaatagaacatcttttctttattcttggatAATTTCATGTGTGTAACAATGTATCCTGATCATATgcaccttccctccctttctccattgCTAACACTTTCCTGCCTTATCTTCTCTCTCTTATTAATTAATCAGCTGTGACCCCCTGAATCCAGTGAGTGCTGCCTGCTGGACAcggtgtggctttgttggcttGGTCTGGTGCCTGCACTGACAGTATGGGGAGTTCATGAGTACAAAGTACTCGTCAGGTCCAGAAGACAGCACGTCTCCatattccaccccacccccttgcttTTACAATATCTTAATGGATTTATTTAtcgttgtgtttgtgtgtgtgtgtgtgtgtgtgtgtgtgtgtgtgtgcttggtgcccacagaggtcaggagaggatcGTTATCCCAGACCCTGGGGCTGCAGATGGTAGGGCACTGCCACTCGGTGCAGTGTggcaaacctgagtcctctagaagagcagcaagttctctacAACAcgacccatttctccagcctccagctctcAGCCCCGACATTCTTCATGTGCTGTTTTCTGCACTCGTCCCCGAGCTTGACAGGGTGGGccatatttttgttacatttaaggAAGGGAACTCAGGAGCCAATTCTTCCCAGCATTTGAACAGCgatgagtctctgtattaaccaCTGACCACTGCAGAGGGAAGCTCTTCAGGCCAAGGTTGAGTGTAGTAGTAATTCAAGTAGATAATCATCAAGGGAAAGTTGTGTTTAAAACAACTCTTAAACTATTTTtgtatgtattggtgttttgcctgcatgcacttGTTTGCACCCATATATGAGGTACCATGTGTGTAGGCTGAGACTGctcagttcatttcccagccgctctgacccaaaataatcacacagaaactatattaattaaaacactgcttggcctgttagcttgggcttcttattaactaactcttacatcttaaagtaacccatttctattattctgtttattggcacaaggctgtggcttaccggataaagctctggcatctgtctcctttgaaagctacatggcatctccctgactttcccttcttttctcctctctctctctgcttggaattccagccttgctccctcctgccctgccataggtccaaagcagtttttttttttttttaaattaaccaatggtaataaaaaaaaagtcttcacaacatacagaggggaatcccacatcatctgtgcatggtgggaattgaacatgggtcctctggaagagcagtcagtgctctaaaccactaagCCATGTGTCCAGCCCTGTTGGATTCTGCTGACATCAGGAATACTGTCCTGTTATGGAAGGACATTGTGTGCTCCTGTCGTCTGTCACGTagagcagggaagagaagctCCATTGCTCAGTGGAGTTGCCCTGGCTGGGATTCTGAGAACTACTCCAAGGAAAGACGGAGACCAGGATGGCCACTTTAGAATATAAAGTCACTAATTAAATGAATGATAAAGGAACCAAACAGTTTTCAAGACTACActaattgaattttttaaaatatttggaaatgccCAATACCAGACTGAgtagacagaaaaacaaacctgtaaactgaagaaaaaaacaataaaaccactaAGTCAGGGGACATCAAAAGGAACTGCTGCTTTTAACTAATCATTCAATTTTACTGATAcagacttgggagtcagatgctggggtgaaagtcTACTAGcttagagaggcagaggaagcaccCAACTGCTTCCTCTTCTATCAACATCTCAAAAAAGGAGTTTGCTATACTGTCAATTACAACTCCTCCAAAtgaatgtccctcccttctactttctgtgcatctctctctctcttctttcatccTCTGGACTCCCTCTTACTAtctatggatttttttccttatcaAGGGGTTGCTTGCTCCACCTCTTGAactatggttgattttatttattcctgtTTACAAGATTCAAGCAGGaaactcttggattaaaggtgtgtgctagggtTGAGTCACATCACAATgagaaacaggtttttccagtaaGTAATGCAGTTTCGGGGTTCACAATGTGATCAAATAACCTACATGAGGAACTGAAAacagacatataaacaaacaaaaaacccagagccCAACATTATGCGTATTACTATCACAAAGACTGACACAGTTTTTGTCCCCAGAAAGCAGAAAGTGTCAAAAAGCATTTGAGAAGTTATTGAAAGAAACAATGCCTGCAAACAGCCCAATGTCTGTGAAAGGTGTGAATCCACAGACACTCACAGAGGCCTCTGGTCAACTCCCAGGAAATGGTCTCCAGAGAAGACTGCCTGCCAGCTCAGGACATTTGAAAGACTCAAGGTATGTGTACTAACTGAtttgtcatggtgggaagaaaCTAGGAAGCAGCCCAGAAGGAAAGTCAGAAGCTCAGAGTCCTAGGACAGAACAGAGCACTCCTAAACAATGGCACAAAGACTTCACAGGATTAGAAACAAAAGTCCCgagacaatgaaaagaaaaaatcaagacCCCAGAGCCTAGAAATCACaccaggagggagatggagagtggGGAATGCCTGcattaaaggaaggaagggctgtggTGTGGCCCATGGAGAATGCTCACCTCACAAATGCAAAGCCCTGAGTGTCATCCCAACCACTGTGGGGAATGGACCATGGGACATGCTCACACTCAGTGAATCAAACCAGTCCTAGAGAGACACATCTCAGACATCTCCTCTCAGTTGTGTTTCCTAGAGATTATAGATTATACATCCATAAAATCATGAGTGTGTATAAGACTTGAAAGAAGATGTGAAATTATTTAAGTGGACATAGGGGACATCAAAGAAAGGTCAGACAGGAGAATATTCTCAGTGTGCAGCATtcaccttggggctggagagctggctcaatgcttaagagcacttgttcttacagaggacacggggcagattcccagcactcatatggggACTCACAACCACCAACTTCAATCCTGAGGAATGCAACACACTttcctgacctccatgggcaccaggcacatctgtggtgcacatacatgcatgcaagccaATAACACATATGCATAAAGTAGTAAAATAGACTAAAATTTCTAAATGTCCCTTATATAACACGGCCATGAATGATGAATATACAGAAAGAAGTTTATTAGTTTAAAACAACTAGAAGAgaagtttgggggctggagagatggctcagcggttaagagcattgcctgctcttccaaaggtcctgagttcaattcccagcagccacatggtggctcacaaccatctgtaatgaggtgccctcttctggccttcgggcatacacacagacacaatattgtatacataataaataaataaataaataaatatttttttaaaaagacaagaaaatttaCCAAGTTCACAAGTTACTGTAGTCAGTTCAGAATTTGTAAAACAACCCATAAACAAAACATCAGGTCCGACCTTCACACTGAGGCACGCAGAGCAGCTCAGGTGGCTGCGCTGTGCTCTGTAAAGCAGAGCTGGCTCCCACCGGTTGGCTCCTGCTCTAATGGCTGTGTCTGTTTTACAGGAAAGGATTTCCTCTGGGAAAGAGAGCAAGCACTCAGAAAATGAGCGTCAGCGTTGACCAGGAGACGGACTACGCTGAACTGGTTCTGTCTGTAGGAGAAATCACACTGGGAGAGAAGAATCGGAAGACAATGAATGATCCACAACTGAGAAGGAGAGAGGCCCACAGTACCTCACAGGCTGTGTGTGCTCTGCTGAATTCTGGAGGGGGAGTGGTCAAGGCTCACATTAAGAATTCAAATTACAGCTTCAACAGAGATGGAATAGGACTGGATTTGGAAGATTCTTTTCATAAAATTCTTCCATTTACTCATAAATACCTATACTGCATGCAGAACAAAgggtactttttaatttttgtgaaacCATGGACCACGGATGTCTCTGGTCAGCGTGTCCTCACCTTGAAAACCAACTTTTATGTGAGAAACTTGTCAACTTCAGATGAACTGAAAGGTCCTGATGCAGTGCAGTTCCTCAAAGCCAAGAAAGACTCTGCAGGGAGATCACGTTCAAGACAGAGCTTGCCTGGATCATGTGACTCTGATGAGTTACAGCACGGAAGTTTACACACATTTTTTAACAGAGAAAAGTTGACCTACAAGGAGACATTCTCTTTCACTAAATCCAGTAATGCAGAAGTTAAAATGTCCCCTaaagaaaagactgaagaaatgaTTTTAGAGATTCTCCCTAAAACTGTGTCTGCATTCGCAAACACTGATGGGGGATATTTGTTCATTGGTTTAGATGGAGAAAACCAGCAAGTAATTGGTTTTGAAGCAGAGAAGAGCGATCTTGTGCATCTAGAGAGTGAAATAGAGACATGCATCAGACAGCTGCCTGTCACTCACTTCTGTGAGGAGCAGGAGAAGATAAAGTACACATGCAAATTCATCCCAGTCCTCAGACCAGGAGCcgtgtgctcatatgtgtgtgcactcagagTGGAGAGATTCTGCTGTGCCGTGTTCACTGAAGCGCCCGAGTCCTGGCACGTGGAAGACAGCTGTGTGAAGAGGTTTACCACTGAGGAATGGGTCAAGCTCCAGATGGATGGCAGACCAGGTTGGAGAAGGGGGATTAACAATCACTTTCTAATTGGCTCAGGGGGTTGGAAGATTGCTATCTGGGGCCTGGGCAACATCAAACTCCTCATTTACTGTTCTCTACTAGATACTATTCAGAACTCacaacctcctgtttcctctgcccACTTAGATTCCCTACGGAAAGGATGTTAGCTGCTTTCAGTAAGGCTATGAGCTATTTCCTTCACAATGATCAAGTGTGACACAGCCTGCTTTTCCAGTGGCCAGGATGaatcaggaagaggaagggagccaGGCCTCATAATTCCCTTCAAGGGTCTTGTCAACTCCCACAGTGGGTTAAGCTGAAATCCCTGCCAAGACTCAGGCCGTGGGCAAAACACAGCTCAACTCTTTGCAACAGAATCCTGAAAGTTTCTCCAGTCCTAGCCTCACTGGAGTGTCCGTTTTCATCAGAAAGTTGATCAGCAGAGCCTCTCATGGACTCTATCCTATCTGCTTCCTGAATTTCTGCACACCCACCCAGAGTTGCCTATCgagttctcctttcctctttcagcCTATAACCAGCTTGTCTGTCCAAATCCCTCCTACTGTGAAGGCTCCTGTAGCTCACCCCAGGCTCCCACTGCACTGATCCCATTTCTCAGGGTCAACTTTCTGTGTCCCTCATCCTTCACTAACAGTGACAAATGCATTAGAAAATCAAGTAATGCAATGGGAATGTctctttgtttgggcattttgaTGTGCTCGCCCACCATGGATCGTCTCCATTACCCCGGGTCCTGTGGTAACCTGTGTTCAGTTCACAAACCCCACCATCTAATCTGCtccttcgttttgtttttgtttgtttttgcctctttATTGCCATTTGTGCCTCTGCCTTAAAACTTCCTCCTTCTCACATTTGTATACAAAATAGAGCCCTGAGTttttctcagaaggaaaaaatgCTGGCCTTTTAACTCCCTTAGACTGGGAATGCCCAGCTGACATGAGCACGGGAAACTTCTGCAGTCTCACAGTGtgagcttccccatcactgcACAAACCCACTCCTTTCccagctttaaaaagaaaccaaacctgggGACATATCTGAGGTGATAGAGTGGTTGCCTAGCATCCGtgaagccctggcttcaatcGCTCTGGTTCGTAAACTCATAAACTGGGCGTGGTGGGGCACTTGTGGCCCAAGGTCCACATTGTGGGTTTGCACCAGCATGGTCTATGGGATATCTGTCTAAATTTCACTTAGTACAAAGTAAAACAGACCCACTTGGTTGTTAACACATACATTCAGGAACTATTAGTGTGCTTTTTGCAGTTATCTTTTCTGTAAGTGTACTGTTGAGAACTTCACCATCATCAAAACTTAATTTTGCAAATTGCATTTGACCTCAAAATCTAACCTCAATATCTAACCCTATTTTCTCTTAGGAAAACACAGTTCAACTTGGACTGTTAAAACACATTGCACTAGTTAGTGAACAGTATGACCtgtgagaaatttaaaattactttttctgtcttctcaggtTTCCTcaagcaaaaatataaacagacCCTTCAATCAAGCAGCCCTCCACCTTGTCCCTGTAGCTGCTTTGCTACTGACATTCCAGAAGCCCAGCAACAGAGTGCCCACCTTCCAGGTAGTGTCACTGTGGCTTCCTAGGTTGGTGGCTGTGACTGTGTTCAGGCCTCCTTGTGTCAGCAGGTCTCTGTGCTGAAATCTGTCTCCAGGCTTTCTGCACTGGAATTGATATTTGCTTTCAGGTCCCTTTCAGGTCCCTAAAATAACTTTGTCTCAAACATTAACCACCCCATATCACCCTGCTGgcaccagaacacacacacacacacagacacacacagacacacacagacacacacagacacacacacacacacacacacacacatacactatagaTAGCATCTGGCTACATGTAACATTCTGACATAGGAGGACAGACAAAATGGACTTCCTCTCCCATGTCAACCTGAC containing:
- the LOC119812462 gene encoding schlafen family member 12-like, which produces MPANSPMSVKGVNPQTLTEASGQLPGNGLQRRLPASSGHLKDSRKGFPLGKRASTQKMSVSVDQETDYAELVLSVGEITLGEKNRKTMNDPQLRRREAHSTSQAVCALLNSGGGVVKAHIKNSNYSFNRDGIGLDLEDSFHKILPFTHKYLYCMQNKGYFLIFVKPWTTDVSGQRVLTLKTNFYVRNLSTSDELKGPDAVQFLKAKKDSAGRSRSRQSLPGSCDSDELQHGSLHTFFNREKLTYKETFSFTKSSNAEVKMSPKEKTEEMILEILPKTVSAFANTDGGYLFIGLDGENQQVIGFEAEKSDLVHLESEIETCIRQLPVTHFCEEQEKIKYTCKFIPVLRPGAVCSYVCALRVERFCCAVFTEAPESWHVEDSCVKRFTTEEWVKLQMDGRPGFLKQKYKQTLQSSSPPPCPCSCFATDIPEAQQQSAHLPVLSRKVTCSPEGLRMELCSEHERYEQLLRTELGSLRQGTLIISTSLALSLGLQKKQEVILDVLHISQDSLLTLHSFVRGEGELEGDSSVLRVLDAKLKNDCKQTALTLKQNLVNLGRFTEKIGIAIKITYLGHRAESLYDSSSVISYPREYSYLTTKTVRDLEKALVKVLGLVYQG